The region TAGATAGCAAGTAACATTCCTTAAAAGAGAGGGACTTTCTATCCACTTCATTCTCCCTAACTGTGCTATACTTAATTTATACTCAATGAAAATCAAAGAGCAAACTAGGAAACTAGCCGCAGGCTGTACTTGAGTACGGCAAGGCGACGTTGACGCGGTTTGAAGAGATTTTCGAAGAGTATTAGTACATTCTTTGAGATTGGAGCTAGTATGAAAATCCATAAAACTGTGAATCCTGTTGCCTATGAAAACACCTATTACCTAGAAGGTGAAAAACACCTCATCGTCGTCGATCCTGGTAGCCATTGGGAAACCATTCGTCAGACAATAGAGAACATCAACAAACCTATCTGTGCTATTCTCTTGACCCACGCTCATTATGACCATATCATGAGTCTGGACCTAGTTCGCGAGACTTTTGGCAATCCTCCTGTCTATATCGCAGAGAGTGAAGCCAGCTGGCTCTATACTCCCGTCGATAATCTCTCTGGGCTACCTCGGCACGATGATATGGCAGATGTGATCGCAAAGCCAGCTGAGCACACTTTTATCTTTCATGAGGAATATCAATTGGAGGAATTTCATTTCACCGTCTTACCAACACCAGGGCACTCTATCGGTGGTGTTTCTATCGTCTTTCCGCAAGCTCATTTGGTCTTGACAGGTGATGCTCTGTTCCGTGAAACAATCGGACGGACGGATCTTCCAACTGGTAGCATGGAACAACTCCTCCATAGTATCCAGACTCAACTCTTCACCCTACCAAACTACGATGTTTATCCAGGACATGGTCCAGCTACTACTATTGCTCACGAAAAGACCTTCAATCCTTTTTTCTAGGTAGCAAAAAACCAAGGAATTTTTATCCTTGGTTTTTGTGTACTGCTATTCAATTCTCCATTCTTTGATTTTAGAATCTAGTCTAGTATTGAATTTCATCGAACATTAGTTAGCTGGCTCAAATTCTTTCCATTCAAATTTAGCTAAATCAAGTTCATTAGAAGAAATCTCTAAGATTTTCTCTGGCTTTTGATCACCACCAATTTGAAAGATTCCTTCTTTAATCTTCTGTACTCCGTCTTTATCAAAAGCATACAGACTTAAGTTCATTTCTGGTCGTGTTGACTGCCAGTCTGCATATCTGACTTGACCGTTTTCATAAATAACTAAACTGGAACGAAAACCACCTGCAGAAGCTACATAAGCTGTATGAAGCAACTTGGGTTGTTTATTCTCTAAATAGTAAATGGCCCCTATATATTTTTTATCTCCAATAATCAATTCATCCTGACCATCATTATTTAAATCAGCAAACACATAATGAAGACTAGCTGGTTTATCGTAGGTGCTTAGTGTAAAGATATAGCCATACTCTTCAGAAAAAATTTTGTTCTGTTTCAACTTTTCATACAAGGATTCTCGGTCACCGGTACTTAAAAGAGCCTGATAGTGATTGTACCGCTCTATTACTTCCTCGTACAAATTTTTTCCTGTTTCACTTTTCTTTTCCATTGTTGTTGACGGTGTTGCCATTGAAGAACTCGTACTAGTTTGACTCTCTGACTTCGTAGAGGTTTCCTTCTGTTCCTCTTTGGTAGAAGATGATTGTCTTGCCGAAGGTTCTATTTTTTCATCTTTTTTGTTTGCGCCACAAGATGCTAAAACAAAAACAGTAAGAATGGCTGAAAGCATCATTAAAAATTTCTTCATGTTAACCTCTTTAACCCATTCTATGCAGATTTACGGATTTTAGTATTAGATTGGATTCCTTACCAAATAATGACGCGATTTTCTGGTGAACGCCACATACCGTCTCCTTCTTTGACATCATAGGTTGTAAAGAAATCATCGAAGTTTGGTACTTGTACATTGACACGGAGTTTGGCTGGTGCGTGTACATCGACACTAGCCAAAAGTTTCATAAATTCTGGACGACCTTTCATGCGCCAGATGCGACCGAAGTTGTAGAAGAATTCTTCTGCTGAGAAGTCTGCTTCTCTCTTAGCTGCTTCAAGCGCTGCAGCGATTCCTCCCAAGTCAGCCACGTTTTCTGACACAGTCAATTTACCGTTAATGGTTGCTCCATAAGAATCTTGTCCATCAAATTGGTCAATAACTTTTTGTGTTTTCTCCTTGAAGGCAGCATAGTCGCTCTCAGTCCACCAATCCTTGAGGCTACCATTTTCATCAAAGGACGCTCCGTTGGTATCAAAGGCGTGGGAAATTTCATGGGCAATAACCGCTCCGATACCCCCGTAGTTAGCAGAAGATGACTGATGCAAGTCATAGAAAGGTGCTTGTAAAATGGCCGCTGGGAAGACAATTAGGTTCTTCTGTGGATTGTAGTAGGCATTGACCATATGAGCAGGCATGCCCCATTCCTTGTAATCTACAGGCTGATTCCACTTGCTCCAACTGTGTTTGATTTCCACACGCGCAAAGGCTAGAGCATTGTCAAAAAGACTAGCAGTCTCATCCACTACCTTGTCCTTGTAGCGTTCTGGTAATTCTTCTGGGTAACCGATATAAGGCTTGATAACATTGAGTTTGACGATGGCCTTGTCACGAGTTTCTGGAGTCAGCCAGTCATTTTTAGCCAAACGTTCCTTATAGACATCAATCATAGTTGCCACTTTTTTCTCCACGTCTGCCTTAGCTTCTGGAGAGAATTTTTCATGGGCATACCAGAGACCCAAGGCTTGTTTGAAAGGACCTTGTGCTAGTTGATAAGCTGCCTTGACCTTGTCTTTAGCTTCTGGAACTCCTGAAAGCGCACGACTATAGGCACCTGACAAGACACGGATTTCTTCTGTTAAATAGCTGGTTGAGAGATTCACAACACTTAAAATTAAGGTTGCCTTGAGGAGAGGCCATGCCTCTTCACTATAGAATTGATCTGCTGCTTGCCAGAAACGTTCCTCGTCTACGATAACCTTGTCTGGTACTTGTCCAAGAACGGCTTGGAAGAAGTCATCCAAAGGTAGGGCAGGTGCGAATTTCTTGAAATCTTCGTAAGCATATGGATGGTAGAGTTTAGCATACTCTGAACTTTCTTCATTAGAGAGCACCACTGCTGCAATTCGGCGGTCCAATTCTAATCTATTCTCAAGCAAGTCTTCAATTTCTGCATCAGAGAAATCATAAGCCTTGAGGAGATTTGCGCTGCTTTCTTTCCAAAGAGTCAAGAGCTCTTCGCGCTGAGGATGGTCTTCTGCATAGTAGGTCGTATCTGGCAGGATTGTGCTTGGAGCACTTGCCCATAAAACGTTGATTCTGGCATCCATAAAGTCTGGCGATACACCAAAAGGAAGGAAGTTAGGTTTTCCTGCAAGTTCAAACTCTGCTAGTCTAGCTGTAAAATCCGCAAAAGTCTCCAATTCTTGGAATTCTTTAAGGAGTGGTAAGACAGGTGTGATACCGTCAGCTTCTCTCTTGTCAAAATCACGAACTAGGCGGTGGTATTTGACAAAGTTTGCCAAGATAGCATCCTCAGGCACCTCTTCACCTGCCAACCACTTGTCTGTTGTCGCCAACATCAAGTCTTCAATTTCTTGGTCTAAATCAACAAAACCTCCCGTTTGAGACTTATCTGCTGGGATTTCAGCTGTCTGTTGCCATTCTCCATTGATTGCATCATAAAAATCATCTTGATAACGTGTCATCTTGTTCTCGCTTTCATTTGTACTTGTTTTTAGCTTAACAAAAATTAACTGGGAATGCAATTAAAAATGAACTTTCTCTTGCCATCATTTCTCAGTTATTATTTTAATTTTTTCAAAAATTAACTTGACTTAATTTTTTTTTTAATGTATATTAAGAGACAGGAGGAATACAAGTTTATGATACGTATCGAAAACCTCAGTGTCTCCTACAAAGAAACGTTGGCACTTAAGGATATTTCACTAGTGCTCCATGGACCAACAATTACCGGTATTATTGGTCCAAACGGTGCTGGAAAATCAACATTATTAAAAGGGATGCTGGGAATTATCCCACATCAAGGTCAGGCATTTCTCGATGACAAGGAAGTTAAAAAATCCTTACATCGAATCGCCTATGTCGAACAAAAAATCAATATCGACTACAACTTTCCCATCAAGGTCAAGGAATGTGTCTCGTTAGGACTCTTTCCCTCTATCCCTCTCTTTCGAAGTTTAAAGGCTAAACATTGGAAGAAAGTGCAAGAAGCCCTTGAAATCGTCGGTCTAGCTGACTATGCTGAACGGCAAATCAGTCAACTGTCTGGAGGTCAATTCCAGCGGGTCTTGATTGCCAGATGTTTGGTGCAGGAAGCCGACTATATCCTCTTGGATGAACCCTTTGTTGGGATTGACTCTGTCAGTGAGGAAATCATCATGAATACGCTGAGAGATTTGAAAAAAGCTGGTAAGACGGTTCTCATCGTCCACCACGACCTCAGCAAGGTTCCCCACTACTTCGATCAAGTCTTGCTTGTCAATCGAGAAGTGATTGCCTTTGGTCCAACCAAAGAAACCTTTACCGAAGCCAATCTCAAAGAAGCTTACGGTAATCGACTCTTTTTCAATGGAGGTGACCTATGATTGCAGAATTTATCGATGGATTGCAAAAATTCCATTTCTTACAAAATGCCTTGATAACAGCTATTGTCGTCGGGGTCGTAGCTGGAGCTGTAGGATGTTTCATCATCCTACGCGGGATGTCACTCATGGGAGATGCCATTTCACATGCTGTCTTACCAGGTGTAGCCCTCTCCTTCATCTTGGGCGTTGACTTCTTTATCGGAGCCATTGTCTTTGGATTGCTAGCTGCCATCATCATTACCTACATCAAGGGAAACTCGATTATCAAAAGCGATACCGCCATCGGCATTACCTTTTCTTCTTTCTTAGCCCTCGGTATCATCTTGATTAGTGTCGCTAAAAGTTCAACTGACCTTTTCCATATCCTTTTTGGTAATATCCTAGCCGTCCAAGATACGGATATGTTTATTACTATGGGTGTTGGGGCAGTCATTCTCTTGTTAATCTGGATTTTCTTCAAGCAACTCTTGATAACTTCCTTTGATGAACTCTTGGCTAAAGCCATGGGAATGCCTGTCAATTTCTATCACTACCTTCTCATGGTACTCTTGACTCTCGTGTCTGTGACAGCCATGCAAAGTGTCGGAACTATCCTGATTGTAGCCATGCTGATTACCCCAGCTGCAACTGCTTATCTGTATGCTAATAGCCTGAAAAGCATGATTTTCCTTTCCTCAACCTTTGGAGCTACTGCTTCGGTTTTGGGACTCTTTATCGGCTATAGCTTTAACGTTGCGGCAGGTTCTAGTATCGTGCTTACAGCTGCTAGTTTCTTTCTCATTAGCTTCTTTATCGCTCCAAAACAACGATATTTGAAACTGAAAAATAAACATTTGTTAAAATAAGGGGCAAAACCCCAATAAATTGGAGGATCTAATGAAAAAATTAGGTACATTACTCGTTCTCTTTCTTTCCGTCATTGCTCTTGTAGCATGTACTAGTGGAAAAAAAGATGCAGCTTCTGGTCAAAAACTAAAAGTTGTTGCTACAAACTCAATCATCGCTGATATTACTAAAAATATTGCTGGTGACAAGATTGATCTTCACAGTATCGTTCCTGTTGGTCAAGACCCACATGAATACGAACCACTCCCTGAAGACGTTAAGAAAACTTCTCAAGCTGATTTGATTTTCTATAACGGGATCAACCTTGAAACAGGTGGTAATGCTTGGTTTACAAAATTGGTAGAAAATGCCAAGAAAACTGAAAACAAAGACTACTTTGCAGTCAGCGAAGGCGTTGATGTTATCTACCTTGAAGGTCAAAATGAAAAAGGTAAAGAAGACCCACACGCTTGGCTTAACCTTGAAAACGGGATGATCTTTGCTAAAAATATCGCAAAACAATTGAGCGCTAAAGACCCTAGCAACAAGGAATTCTACGAAAAAAATCTTAAAGAATATACTGATAAGCTAGACAAACTTGACAAGGAAGCTAAAGAGAAATTTAACAACATCCCTGCTGAGAAGAAATTGATCGTAACCAGCGAAGGATGCTTCAAATACTTCTCTAAAGCCTACGGCGTTCCAAGTGCCTATATCTGGGAAATCAACACAGAAGAAGAAGGAACTCCTGAACAAATCAAAACCTTGGTTGAAAAACTTCGCCAAACAAAAGTTCCTTCACTCTTTGTAGAATCAAGTGTGGATGACCGTCCAATGAAGACTGTTTCACAAGACACAAACATCCCAATCTACGCTCAAATCTTTACTGACTCTATCGCAGAACAAGGTAAAGAAGGCGACAGCTACTACAACATGATGAAATACAACCTTGATAAGATTGCTGAAGGATTGGCAAAATAATACTCTTCGAAAATCTCTTCAAACCACGTCAGCGTCGCCTTGCCGTACTCAAGTACAGCCTGTGGCTAGCTTCCTAGTTTGCTCTTTGATTTTCATTGAGTATAAGCCTCTGAAAAACGTCATTCTCACATGAGCTGGCGTTTTTTCTATGCACACATTTCCGGTCAAATCATTGGAAAATTCCGGCTGTTTCAGCTAAAATGGAAGAAAAAAGATTGGAATATCCTATGGTAACTTTTCTCGGAAATCCTGTGAGCTTTACAGGTAAACAACTACAAGTCGGCGACAAGGCACTTGATTTTTTACTCATTACAACAGACCTTTCTAAAAAATCTCTGGCTGATTTTGATGGGAAGAAAAAAGTCTTGAGTGTCGTGCCTTCTATCGATACAGGTATCTGCTCAACTCAAACGCGTCGTTTTAATGAAGAACTGGCTGGACTGGATAATACGGTTGTCTTGACTGTTTCCATGGACCTCCCTTTTGCCCAAAAACGTTGGTGCGGTGCTGAAGGTATTGAAAATGCCATCATGCTCTCAGACTATTTCGACCATTCCTTTGGACGTGATTATGCCCTCTTAATCAATGAGTGGCACTTATTGGCACGCGCAGTCTTTGTCCTCGATACTGACAATACTATTCGCTACGTTGAATACGTGGACAATATCAACTCTGAACCAAACTTCGAAGCCGCAATTGCAGCTGCTAAAGAACTAAATTAGAAGCCATTGTGGCAGATAGCTAGAGAAATCTAGCTTTTTTTGATATACTAGATAAAGATATTAGACAAGAGGAAACGAATGACCCCGAATAAAGAAGATTATCTAAAGTGTATTTATGAAATTGGCATAGATTTGCATAAGATTACCAACAAGGAAATTGCTGCCCGCATGCAAGTCTCTCCCCCTGCCGTAACTGAAATGATTAAACGGATGAAGAGTGAAAATCTCATCCTCAAGGACAAGGAATGTGGATATCTACTGACGGACCTTGGACTCAAACTGGTCTCAGAGCTCTACCGTAAGCATCGCTTGATTGAAGTTTTTCTAGTCCATCATTTAGACTATACAAGTGACCAGATTCACGAGGAAGCTGAGGTCTTGGAGCATACTGTCTCTGAGCTATTCGTGGAGAGACTAGAAAAATTACTTGGATTCCCCAAGACCTGCCCTCACGGAGGAACTATTCCTGCCAAGGGAGAACTCTTAGTTGAAATCAATAACCTCCCACTAGCTGATATCAAGGAAGCTGGCGCCTACCGCCTGACTCGGGTGCATGATAGTTTTGACATTCTCAATTATTTGGATAAGCACTCACTTCACATCGGTGACCATATCCAAGTCCAGCAGTTTGATGGCTTCAGCAATACCTTCACTATCCTTAGTAAAGACGAGGATTTACAAGTAAGTATGGACATTGCCAAACAACTCTATGTCGAAAAAATCGACTAATTTCTCAAGTACCCCAACCACCCCTGAAAATTTTATTTTCAGGGTTTTATTTCTATCATTTGATTTTACTTTCATTTAGTTGTATAATATTTGTTAAAAAAAGAAAGATATCTTAATATATGAAAAAATCACTAAAAATTTTTGCTACATCTAAATGGTTTGACCTCTTCGGGGTTGCTTTGGTCGTTGGGATTGCGATTGCATCTGGTTACCTCAACTCCCGTCTCGACAAATTCGTAGACTGGGGACCATGGACTGCCCTTGTACCCTTTGGATTGATTTCCGTAACTAACGTTGGGATTTCCATGTTATCCACTCGTTTCACAGGAAAATTAAGCAAATGGGGAAATTACTTTGGTATTGTCAATACGATCTTATCTGGTACCATTGATTATATCCTTGGAAATAAGGCGGCCATCATTACCTATCCCGTCACCTTCCTCATTTATACCTTTGCTATTAAGAAATGGGAAGCTTCGCAAGAAGGCAGACCCAACCAAATGAGCCAAAAACAGGTAAAATTGGCAGCCATCATCATTTCCATCATCGCCTTCCTCTTTGCCTTTGTGACCAACTATATCGGCTATGGAGGAAAGATGAATCTCCTTGCCTACGTAACAACTATTGCCTTTGCACTGTCTCTCATTGCCAACGCTTTTAACGCATTGAAACTAACAACCCAGTGGGGCTTTTGGTTGATTTACAATTTCGTTCAGCTGACAAAAGCTGGTATTCAAGGGAATTTTGCCAATATCGGAAAATACATCTTTTATATCCTCAATGCAATCGGAGCTTTATTTGTCTGGAATGATGAAGAGGTGGAACAATAAGAGGGAAATCAAATAAAGAAATCTAACAGAATCTCCTTACTAAAATTTTTATCATTTTAGTTGTAACTCCCATTCTTTTGGAGTAGAATGAAAATAGATAAAAGAGGGAGGTCTTGTCATGAAAAAACTCTTTAGAATCCATTTTACAGCAATTGCAGTCATCGATTTGCTACTATTCGCATTTTTTAGCAAAAAACCCGAGACATCTTTGGAGTGGCTCTTGCTCTCTGGTTTTATTTTCCTCCTTGCTCAGGGACTACTGCTGTTTCGCTTGGCTGTCCAACTCAAACATCAATTCGCTGAGATTTATCCTCAAATCAATAAAAAGATTCGCTTCTACTATTTAGGGGTTCTCACCATTGATTTTCTATTTTTTGTCCTTTTAACCTTCGTTAGTTCTCAGCGTTTTCCCTCTCTTATGCCAATCATCACTGCTTGCCATTCTACTTTTTATTATATGACAACTGGCCACCTAAGAGAAAACTATCCAGACTTTTACGACAAACATATCTCTTTATGGGAGTGTCTCTAAGGAAAAGGAGCTTTTGGCATGAAAAAAATCATCTACACCAAGACCATTGAGCTCCTTGTCATTGATGGAATTATGCTTGTATTTTTGACATTTAAAGGGGGGCTTACTTGGGACTGGATTTTGATTTATAGCGGTTGGCTCATTTTCTTTCATCCTGTGCTATTGACCTATCTTTCCAACCAACTTTGTGACCACTTTAGTCAACTCTATTCACAGATTAGACCAAGATTCCGGCGTTTTTCCTTACAAATCCTTCTATGGGATAGCCTGATAATTCTCTCCTTGATATGTTTAAGTGGTATGCCACTTCTCCTTCTGGGAACTCTCCTAATCCTAGGACACCTCATCCCTTCCTATCGCATAAGCCAAATCCTGAAACAAGATTTCCCCAAGGCCTATCAAGAACCGATTTCTTTTTGGAGTATTTTATGATAGATGAGAAAAACCAAGCCGGCTGGGCTTGGTCTTTCTTATCTATTTTTAGTATCAAGGATAATGGTGACTGGTCCGTCATTGACCAGCTCAACTTGCATATCCGCTCCAAAAATGCCTGTCTGAACGGGCACTTCTTGCGCTAATTTTTGATTGAAAGCATCATAGAAGTCTGATGCCATATCAGGCTTAGCTGCCCCTGTAAAGGCTGGACGATTGCCTTTCTTAGTATCCGCAAAGAGGGTAAACTGAGAAATGGAGAGGATTTCTCCTTCAATATCCTTAACAGACAGGTTCATCTTGCCTTCTGCGTCTGAAAAAATCCGCATGTTGACCAATTTTCTCACAGCATAGTCCAAATCTTCCTCTTGATCCTCTGGTCCAACACCAACCAGCAATAGGAGCCCCTGATTGATTTTTCCCTGAATCTGACCTTGAATACTCACTTGGGCTTTTGTAACCCGTTGGATAATGATTTTCATAATAGCCTTTCTAGTAAGAGCTAGGGCAATTAACCGTTAGTCCGTTTGACAGAGTAAACTTCTGGCACACTCTTAATCTTGTCCACGACCGTGGTCAGCGTCGAGAGGTTGGCAATGCCAAAGGACACATGGATATTAGCAAACTTCATATCCTTGGTTGGTTGGGCATTGACCGTTGAAATATTCTTGGTTGTGTTTGATAGAACTTGCAACACATCGTTCAACAGTCCTGTACGGTTGAGACCATAGATATCGACATGGGCCATATACTCCTTATTTGAGTTTGAATACTGGTCTTCCCACTCCACATCAAGGAGACGTTGCTCGTAGTTTTCTTGGGCGCGCAGGTTCATACAGTCCACACGGTGAATAGCCACACCACGACCCTTGGTAATGTAGCCGACAATATCGTCACCAGGAACAGGATTACAACACTTGGCAATCCGCACTAGGAGACCTGAGGCACCTTCAATGACCACTCCACCCTCATGCTTAACCTTGAGGGTTTCTTTGTTTTCAACCTTGACTTCGCCACCTTTGACAAGTTCTTCTGCCTCCGCCTTGGCCTTGGCACGTTCTTCTTCACGGCGTTCCTTTTCAGTCAGACGGTTAAAGACAGTAATAGCACCGATTTCGCCAAAACCAATGGCGGCAAAGAGAGATTCTTCTGTCTTGTAGCTGGTCTTTTGCAGAACTTGGTCCATATGACGCTTGTCCATGAATTTATTGGCCACATAGCCATTTTCTTGGAACTGAGCCATCAGCATTTCACGACCCTTGTTGACAGACAATTCCTTATCTTGATTTTTAAAGAACTGACGGATCTTGTTGCGGGCCTTGCTGGTCTTGACCATATTGAGCCAGTCACGGCTAGGTCCAAAGGAGTTCGGGTTGGTGACAATTTCAACCTGATCCCCTGTCTTGAGCTTAGTTGTCAGAGGAACCATACGGCCATTGACCTTGGCACCCGTCGCTTTTTCACCGACTTTTGTATGGATTTCGTAGGCAAAGTCAATCGGTCCTGAATCTTTTGGAAGGGAACGGACAGCTCCATCTGGGGTAAAGACGTAAATCTCCTCAGCCAGATAGTTTTCCTTAACTGAATCCACAAATTCCTTAGCATCATCAGCCTGGTCTTGGAGCTCCATCATCTCCTTGATCCAGTTCATCCCAATAGCAGATTCCTTGCTGTTAACCTGCCCCTTGATGCCCTTCTTATAAGCCCAGTGAGCTGCAACCCCGTACTCAGCCACCTCATGCATTTCCTTGGTCCGAATCTGGAACTCAATCGGCCCTTTTGGCCCATAAACAGTCGTATGGATAGACTGGTAGCCATTGGCCTTGCGGTTAGCGATATAGTCTTTGAAACGACCTGGCATTGGTTTCCAAAGTTCATGCACATAACCAAGCATGGCATAAACATCACTTTGGGTATCCAAAATACAACGAATGGCAATCAGGTCATAGATTTCCTCAAAACGTTTTCTCTTATCCTGCATTTTGCGGAAAATCGAGTAAATATGCTTGGGACGACCGTAAATCTTCCCATTTAGATGACGATCTGTCGTATATTCCTCTAATTTTGTGACCACCTCATCCACCAAGGCTTCACGCTCTCTGCGTTTTTCCTTCATCATATGGGTAATCTTGTAAAACTCCGTTGGGTTGAGATAACGGAAAGATAAGTCTTCCAATTCCCATTTGACGCTAGAAATCCCCAGACGGTGAGCAAGAGGTGCATAGATTTCCATAGTTTCTTTGGAAATACGCTCCTGCTTGTCTTTTCGAAGGTGTTTCAGGGTCCGCATATTGTGCAAGCGGTCAGACAGTTTGACCAAAATAACGCGGATGTCCTCAGACATAGCCATAAGCATCTTGCGATGATTTTCCGCTAATTGTTCCTCGATTGATTTGTACTCGACCTTACCAAGCTTGGTAACCCCATCAACGATTACCCGCACATCAGGGCCAAACTCTCTCTCCAAATCATCCAAGGTCGCATCTGTATCTTCTACCACATCATGCAAGAAACCACAGGCAACCGTTACGGCATCTAGCTTAAGTTTGGCTAAAATCCCTGCCACTTGGATAGGGTGAATAATATAAGGTTCACCTGATTTACGATATTGACCACTATGGCATTCAACGGCGTAAATCAAGGCTTTATGTACAAAAGCAACATCTTCTTTTGATAAATATTTTTGCGTTAAAGCGACAACCTCATCGCCCGTCAAATTCACTTCTTTCGGCATCTCTACTCTCCAATTCTTCCTACCATTTTATCACTTTTTTAAGAATATGAAAACTAGAAAATTCCTACTCAATCAATATCTGTATCAAAAACACTGCCAGATTTCTAGCAGTGTTTTGAGTTTTATTTATCTTAGTAAACTGTTCTTTCAGTTTCTACATCGAAGAAGTGGGCTTTGTTCAAGTCAAATCCAAGTTCAACTGTTGCACCTGTTTGCAAGTAGTCACGAGCATCAACTTTAGCAACGAATTCATCTTTACCAACTTGGCAGTAAAGGTGGGATTCTGAACCAAGCAATTCTGATACAGAGATAGTAGCTTTTACAACTGAATCTGGGAATGTTTCAAGGAAAGCAGGTTCTGCATTCACATCTTCTGGACGGATACCGAAGATTAATTCTTTACCTTCGTAGCCTTTTTCACGAAGAACTTTCAATGCTCCTTCTGGAACTTTCAAACGGAAACCATCAGAAACAATTTCGCTTCCAACCAATTTCACATTAATGAAGTTCATAGCTGGGCTTCCAATGAATCCTGCAACGAATTTGTTAACTGGGTTTTTGTAAACTTCTTGAGGAGAACCGATTTGTTCTACACGTCCGATAGTACCTGTACCAGCAGGGTTCTTAGTTGCTGACATGATAACGATACGGTCTGCAAGTGTCATCGCTTCTGTTTGGTCGTGAGTTACGTAGATAGTTGTAGCCCCGATACGACGGTGGATTTTAGCGATTTCAGCACGCATTGATACACGAAGTTTGGCATCCAAGTTTGACAAAGGCTCGTCCATCAAGAATACTTTTGCGTCACGGACGATCGCACGACCCATGGCAACACGTTGACGTTGACCACCTGAAAGGTCAGCTGGCTTACGTTCCAAGAATTCTTTCAAGCCAAGGATTTCAGCTGCTTCTTGCACACGTTTGTCGATGTCTTCTTTGCTGTATTTACGCAATTTCAAACCGAAAGCCATGTTGTCATAAACAGTCATGTGTGGGTAAAGAGCGTAGTTTTGGAATACCATGGCGATGTCACGGTCTTTTGGAGCTACGTCGTTGACAACCACGCCATCGATAGATGCAGTTCCTTCTGTAATATCTTCAAGACCTGCGATCATACGAAGAGTTGTTGATTTACCACATCCTGAAGGACCTACGAAAACGATAAATTCTTTGTCTTTAATGTCCAAGTTGAAGTCTTCAACTGAGTAGTGTTCGCTGTTTGGATATTTTTTGTAAATATTTTTAAGATTCAATTCTACCATGAGGTGA is a window of Streptococcus mitis DNA encoding:
- a CDS encoding metal-dependent transcriptional regulator; this encodes MTPNKEDYLKCIYEIGIDLHKITNKEIAARMQVSPPAVTEMIKRMKSENLILKDKECGYLLTDLGLKLVSELYRKHRLIEVFLVHHLDYTSDQIHEEAEVLEHTVSELFVERLEKLLGFPKTCPHGGTIPAKGELLVEINNLPLADIKEAGAYRLTRVHDSFDILNYLDKHSLHIGDHIQVQQFDGFSNTFTILSKDEDLQVSMDIAKQLYVEKID
- a CDS encoding nicotinamide mononucleotide transporter, whose protein sequence is MKKSLKIFATSKWFDLFGVALVVGIAIASGYLNSRLDKFVDWGPWTALVPFGLISVTNVGISMLSTRFTGKLSKWGNYFGIVNTILSGTIDYILGNKAAIITYPVTFLIYTFAIKKWEASQEGRPNQMSQKQVKLAAIIISIIAFLFAFVTNYIGYGGKMNLLAYVTTIAFALSLIANAFNALKLTTQWGFWLIYNFVQLTKAGIQGNFANIGKYIFYILNAIGALFVWNDEEVEQ
- the dtd gene encoding D-aminoacyl-tRNA deacylase; translated protein: MKIIIQRVTKAQVSIQGQIQGKINQGLLLLVGVGPEDQEEDLDYAVRKLVNMRIFSDAEGKMNLSVKDIEGEILSISQFTLFADTKKGNRPAFTGAAKPDMASDFYDAFNQKLAQEVPVQTGIFGADMQVELVNDGPVTIILDTKNR
- a CDS encoding RelA/SpoT family protein translates to MPKEVNLTGDEVVALTQKYLSKEDVAFVHKALIYAVECHSGQYRKSGEPYIIHPIQVAGILAKLKLDAVTVACGFLHDVVEDTDATLDDLEREFGPDVRVIVDGVTKLGKVEYKSIEEQLAENHRKMLMAMSEDIRVILVKLSDRLHNMRTLKHLRKDKQERISKETMEIYAPLAHRLGISSVKWELEDLSFRYLNPTEFYKITHMMKEKRREREALVDEVVTKLEEYTTDRHLNGKIYGRPKHIYSIFRKMQDKRKRFEEIYDLIAIRCILDTQSDVYAMLGYVHELWKPMPGRFKDYIANRKANGYQSIHTTVYGPKGPIEFQIRTKEMHEVAEYGVAAHWAYKKGIKGQVNSKESAIGMNWIKEMMELQDQADDAKEFVDSVKENYLAEEIYVFTPDGAVRSLPKDSGPIDFAYEIHTKVGEKATGAKVNGRMVPLTTKLKTGDQVEIVTNPNSFGPSRDWLNMVKTSKARNKIRQFFKNQDKELSVNKGREMLMAQFQENGYVANKFMDKRHMDQVLQKTSYKTEESLFAAIGFGEIGAITVFNRLTEKERREEERAKAKAEAEELVKGGEVKVENKETLKVKHEGGVVIEGASGLLVRIAKCCNPVPGDDIVGYITKGRGVAIHRVDCMNLRAQENYEQRLLDVEWEDQYSNSNKEYMAHVDIYGLNRTGLLNDVLQVLSNTTKNISTVNAQPTKDMKFANIHVSFGIANLSTLTTVVDKIKSVPEVYSVKRTNG
- a CDS encoding ABC transporter ATP-binding protein, giving the protein MVELNLKNIYKKYPNSEHYSVEDFNLDIKDKEFIVFVGPSGCGKSTTLRMIAGLEDITEGTASIDGVVVNDVAPKDRDIAMVFQNYALYPHMTVYDNMAFGLKLRKYSKEDIDKRVQEAAEILGLKEFLERKPADLSGGQRQRVAMGRAIVRDAKVFLMDEPLSNLDAKLRVSMRAEIAKIHRRIGATTIYVTHDQTEAMTLADRIVIMSATKNPAGTGTIGRVEQIGSPQEVYKNPVNKFVAGFIGSPAMNFINVKLVGSEIVSDGFRLKVPEGALKVLREKGYEGKELIFGIRPEDVNAEPAFLETFPDSVVKATISVSELLGSESHLYCQVGKDEFVAKVDARDYLQTGATVELGFDLNKAHFFDVETERTVY